GTGCAATGAGTCGGACGCGAACGTTTATAGGAATCTCCCGTGCCGACGTAATCATTCAATTGATCGTGGTAGAGAATGCCTTTATCATCCGCTTCTTTCAACAGATGCGTTAACAGGTAAGCGGTCGCTTCCGTATCGTAGATGGCGCGGTGATGCTGCGTAAGTTCGATATTGAACTTTTTAGCCAAGGTATTCAGTCGGTGATTTTTCATTTCCGGATGAAGCATGCGGGCAAGTTCTAGCGTATCGATGGTGGCATGGGTTTGATCGATGCCGTATTTTTTATAGGCAACATACAAAAAGCCCATATCAAACGAGGCGTTATGCGCGACCATAATATGGTCTCCTGCCCATTCATGGTATTCGCGAATGACTTCCTCGACTTCCGGTGCATTGCGCACCATATCATCTGTGATGCCGGTCAAATCAATGGTTGTTGCCGACAAGGGATGGTGCGGGTTGGCGAAGCGCTCGAATTTATCGACGATATTGCCGCCTTTGATTTTCACCGCCGCGAGCTCGATGATCGTATCGTAAACGGCGGATAGTCCGGTCGTCTCCAAGTCAAAGACCACAAAAGTCTCTTCTTCAAGCAATGCGTGGCGTTCTTCGTAGGCAATCGGCACACCGTCATCGACTAAATTCGCTTCTAAGCCAAATATCGCTTTGATGCCATGCTTTTGACTCGCGGCATACGCGTCTGGAAATGCTTGCACCCCTGCGTGATCCGTGACGGCAATCGCTGGATGCCCCCATTTCGCCGCTTGTTCGACTAATGAGCCAATCGAAGAGACCGCATCCATTTGGCTCATGGGCGAATGCAGATGCAGTTCTGCCCGCTTCACTTCAGCAGTATCTTTGCGGACCGATGGAGTAATTTCGACCATGTCGTTCGACATCATGACCAAGTCTCTAACGAAGGTGTCGGTTTGAATCGAGCCTCTCGCTCTCAGCCACATGCCTTTTTTCGCCTGTGCCATCAATTCCGCATCTTCTTTATCGCGAGAGAACATTTTGACAAGGATGGAGTCGGTATAATCAGTCATCTTGACCGTCAATAGCGAACGGCCGCTGCGCAATTCGCGGACTTCGACATCAAACACGAAGCCTTCAATGGTCACGCGGCGTTCTTCATCGACAATCGAACGGATTTCGACAATCGGCTCATCAGGTTTGATGGCAGAGCCCATTTGAAACGGCCCAGACGGTGCGCCATTTTCTTTGCGTTCGGTTTCCCGTTTCTTCATATCCGCGACAGCTCGTTTTGCCATCGCTTCTTCCTCGACTTTGCGCTGTTCCATAAAAGCAGCGCGTGCTTCTTGCTGATCTTCTGCGGATAGCTGAAAATCGATTGAAAATGCTGGAAATCCGAATTGCTGAAAGACTTGGCTTAGCTTTTCGGTATATTTTGATTTCAACGCCATCATTTCATGTTCGTGGCAGCAATCGATAATCAGTTTATTGCCGTTCCATACCGGCGCTTGAGACAATAGTTGCTCACGTAGCGGCGGTGCCATATCTGCCAATTCATCAACGACATGCCGCCAGTAGGCGGAAACTTGCTCACCGTCAGCTTGTTGTGCGGGTGTTTCTATGTGTACTTGAACGCTTGCAATCGATGAAAACTTGGCTTGCAGCCGCTCACGGAAAATAATAAATAATTCAAGCGGCAGTACTTGCTTGAGTTTGACGATAAATCGCCATGCCCGGTCTTTCTTGTGGACAGTCATGCGCGTCAATTCAGCCTCTTCAAAATAAGGCATGTGGACATCGTCCGTTAACTCTAGATGCTGCAGCAGCAACTTAAATCTCATCTTGGCGTCTTGCTCATTTATCATGATTATCCCCTTCGCCATTTATTTCAGAAAAAGAAAGGAAAGTACGATTGTACTTTCCTTTTATCATATCAGATTATTATTTATTTCTTAAAGAATTCGCGTACCTTGTCGAGCACTTCATTTTTATGCCATTCGACGGTTTCATTGGTTTCACGGATTTTCACTTCCAAAATTCCCTCTGCGGCCCGTTTGCCAACCGTGATGCGAAGCGGCAAGCCGATCAAATCGGCATCTGCGAATTTTACCCCAGCACGCTCTTTGCGGTCATCGAGCAGCACCTCGAATCCTTGTGCTTTCAATTGTTCATAAATTTCTTCACCCGTTTCACGCTGGACATCGTCTTTGACGTTGACCGGCACGACGTGGATTTCATACGGCGCCACCGCACTTGGCCAAGTAAATCCAGAATCGTCCTGGAACTCTTCAGCGACAGCCGCGACGATACGTGAAACGCCGATTCCGTAGCAACCCATGATATAAGGCATCGCTTTGCCCTGGTCATTGAGGAACGTTGCTTTCATCGGTTCACTGTATGTCGTGCCCAATTTGAAGATATGCCCGACTTCAATGCCTCTGGCAAATTGAATGGTGCCTTTGCCATCTGGCGACGGATCTCCTTCTTTTACAAAGCGCAAGTCTCCATAAGCTTCTACGGTAAAATCTTCACCTGGTGTGACATTTTTCAAATGGACGCCGTCTTCATTGGCACCCGTTACACCGTTGACGATTGATTGAACAGCATTGTCTGCGAATACGCGGACATCTGCCGGCAAGCCCACAGGCCCAATGGAACCGATATCGCAAGACAGCAATTCGCGCACTTCTTCAGGCGTCGCCAATTCGATCAACTTAGCACCTGAAATGTGCTTGGCTTTTACATCGTTCACTTCGTGGTCGCCGCGAGACAATACGACGATTAACTCATCGTCCGCTTTGAACACTAAGGTTTTGATGCAGTTTTCAGGCGTCGTCTCAAGAAATTCCGCCACTTGTGAAATAGTCTTTTGGTCAGGCGTCTCCACTTTTTCGACTGGAAGAGCCGATTCGTCGGATACTGGGTAATCCATTTGAACTGCCGCCATTTCGATATTGGCAGCATATGGTGAGCTGTCCGAATAGGCGATTGTATCTTCACCGATTTCCGACAGTACCATGAATTCGTGATTGTCTTTGCCGCCGATTGCTCCCGAATCCGCAATGACAGCGCGGAAATTCAATCCAAGGCGGCTGAAAATATTGCTGTAGGCTTGCATCATATCGTCGTAAGTTTGATCGAGGCTATCCGTCGTTGCATGGAAAGAATAGGCGTCTTTCATAAGGAACTCGCGTCCGCGCAACAAGCCGAAGCGTGGACGTTTTTCATCGCGGAACTTCGACTGGATTTGATACAAAGTCAGCGGCAGTTTTTTATAGGATTTGATTTCATCACGCAATAGGCTCGTGATGATTTCCTCATGTGTCGCCCCAAGTGCAAACTCGCGGTCGTTACGGTCTTTTAAGCGCATCAATTCATCGCCATAAGAGTACCAACGCCCCGTCTCCTGCCAAAGTTCAGCTTGCTGCAAAGCTGGCATGAATACTTCGACGCTATTGATCGCTTCCATTTCCTCACGAATGATTTTTTCGACTTTGTGCAAAACGCGTTTGCCGAGCGGAAGAAACGAATAAATTCCACTCGTGTTTTGGCGGATAAATCCTGCGCGCAGCAATAATTGATGCGACTTTACTTCCGCATCAGCCGGAGTCTCTCTTAATGTTGGGATAAAACTTAATGTTTGTCTCATATCCGAATACACCTCAACTGGTCATTGTATTTGTAAATCTCTATGTAGCAGAGAAAGGAAAGCGATAGACGCTTTCCTTTCATCAATTAAAAGAAAAATCGCTGGATGTCATTCCAGGTCACGACGATCATCAACAGCATCAATAGCATGATCCCTACAAAATGGACCATTCCTTCTTTTTGCTTGTCGACTGGTTTGCCACGCAAAGCTTCGACAACGAAGAACATGAGGCGGCCACCGTCAAGAGCAGGAAGCGGCAATAAGTTCATGATCCCCAAGTTGATGCTGAGCATGCCAGCCCAGCTCATAAGCGTAAAGATACCGTACTGTGCGACTTCTTCAGTCGTTTTATAAATGCCTACAGGCCCTGACAAGGCATCAATTGTGAACTGTCCAGTCACGAGCATGCCGAGCAAACGGAAAATTTCCTTGAACCAAAAAACCGTTTGTTCCGCGCCGTAAGCAAATGAACCGAAAAAGTCTTTTTCTACAGGACTTTGGTACAGCACGCCGATGACGCCGACTTCTTCTGCCGTTTGATCAGACAATTCTGGGGTGATCGTGAAACTTAGCGATTCGCCGCCGCGCTCTACTTGGAAATCAAGCGCTGTTCCGGCACTGCCTTGCACGGATTCTACGAGTTCATCCCATGTGCTGATCGATTGGCCTTCAATTTCTGTCACCAAATCGCCGTCCTGCATGCCTGCCTGTTCAGCAGGACTGTCTTCTGTAACTTCCGAAATGACTGGTTCGAACGTTGGCACGCCTTGCATCATGCCGATCGCGGTAAAGATGAAAAATGCCAGGATAAAGTTGAAAAACGGACCTGCAAAAATCGTCATGAAACGATTCGGCAAATTTTTCGCATCAAATGTGCGATCGTAAGGCGCCAAGATCGTTTCACGGCCGTTTTCTTCCACTACGGCATTGCGAGCAACTTTAATATTCATCAATTGTTCATCTTCGTCATACCCTTTGATAAAAAGGTCTTTTTCAAGATCTGCTTGTTCCACTTCTAGGAACAAAATATCGGGATAGACATGCTTTTGATTGAGTATGATTTTCTTTGCCTGTCCCTGTTCGTCAAGTAGCAATCCGATGCGGTGGCCTGCTTGCAAATGAATAGCATCCATTTCTTCGCCCGCCATGCGGACGTAACCACCGATCGGAAGCAATCTGATCGTATACAGCGTCTCGCCTCGTGTGATGGCCAAAATCTTTGGGCCCATCCCGATAGCGAATTCACGAACGAGAATCCCAGCCCGCTTAGCGAACAAGAAATGGCCCAGTTCGTGGAAAAACACTAAGGCGCCGAAAATGATAATGAACGCTAATACTGTCTCCATTTTGAACCCATCCTTCATAAACCTTATTCGGTTTTAATCTGTCGCTATTTTAGCATGTTTTCTACAGTTTTTCTCGTTTCAGAATCTGCAGCCAAGATCGTCTCCAAATCGGGAGATGCGATCGTTTTATGCGCCAGCATCGCCCGTTCAATGAATTCCTCTATTTGCAAAAAGCCGATTTGGCGGTTTAAGAACATTGCTACTGCCTGTTCATTAGCAGCATTCAAGACAGTTGTCATTGTGCCGCCTTCACGGCCGGCGTCAAATGCCAGCTTCAACGCACGAAAGCGTTCGTAATCCATCGCCCGAAAATTCAATTGGGCGATTTCCGCGAGATCTAATCGTTTAGCAGACGGGCGCGGCAGTCGGTCCGGATAAGAAAGGGCGTATTGGATCGGCACTCTCATATCCGGCGTGCCGAGTTGTGCCATGACACTCGTGTCTTGGAACTCGACCAACGAATGGATAATGCTTTCTCTGTGCAGCAAGACATCGATATCGTCATAAGCAAAATCGAACAATACATGCGCTTCAATGACCTCGAGCCCTTTATTCAGCATCGTCGCAGAGTCAATCGTGATCTTGGACCCCATAGACCAGTTCGGATGATTGAGCGCGTCTTCCACTGTGACGTCGGCGAGCTCTTCGCGTGTCTTGTCACGGAAGCTTCCGCCAGAAGCGGTCAAAATCAGACGACTCGCCTGTTCGATTTTTTCACCGTTAAGTGCTTGGAACAAAGCCGAATGTTCACTATCTACCGGCAAGATGTCTGCACCGTATCGTTTCGCACTTTGCATGACGAGGTGGCCAGCTGTCACGAGCGTTTCTTTATTGGCAATGGCGATCGTGCGGCCCAGTTTAATCGCTTCCAAAGTCGGCTCAAGTCCGACACTGCCGATCACTGCATTGACCAAAACATCCGCATCATAGGTCGAAGCTTCAATTAGGCCATGGCTGCCATGAACGAATTGAATGCCCGTAAATTCCTGTTGCAACTGCTTTGCATCTTCAGCGAGCTGAACACAAACGATTTCCGGACGAAATTCCTGTATCAGTTTTCGAGTAACTTCCATGTTTTTACCAGCTGATAAACCGACAAGCGAAAATTCTTCGGGATGTTCCCGGATGATATCCGCTGTCTGGACGCCGATTGATCCGGTCGCCCCAAGCAATATGATTTTTTTCATCAATGAAACAATCCTCTCTTAAATAAAATGCAGGAAATGCAAAAGCGGCATAACAAACAGAATGCTGTCGAATCGGTCCAAAATGCCGCCATGCCCCGGCAGCATCTTTCCAGAATCTTTGACATTGAAATGGCGCTTTAATGCCGATTCCACCAAATCACCCAACTGGCCAAAAATCGAAGCGACGATCGCCACAACGGCAACGAGTACTAGCGACTGCTCCATACCAGCAAAATAGGAGAAGATTAAGCCGATGCCTATAGCCCATATGATGCCTCCGACAAATCCTTCGATGGTCTTGTTCGGCGAAATTTCAGGCCATAGCTTGCGTTTGCCGATTTTGCGGCCGGTAAAATAAGCGCCGGAATCGGTGAACCAAACGACCAGCAGCGCAAAAACCAGCACAGCAAGCCCCGATTCCCGAGTTTCGATTAAGTAATAAAACCCTAAGCCCACATAAAGGGTACCCAGGATGGCGAACGCAGCGTCATCAAATGTAAAACTGTTTTTAACAACAACTGTATGTATGAGCAACAAAATAACTGCCATAAAGACAAATTCCACTTTTAAATAGCCGGTCCATTCGTATACTTCCTGAGACCAGTCACCCGGCAGCATAAAGGCATATAGAGCGACCAGAGAAATAAGGCCGGGCACACTCATGAGGCTCCGGCCTTTCATTTTAAGTAATTCTTGAAAACCGATTGTTGCAAGGACATATACCAAAAGAATAAACGGAATTCCGCCGATGATGACAAACGGAATGAATAAAGCAGCTGCTATAGCTCCTGTAATAATGCGTTGCTTCAATTTACTTCTTCCCCCTTCAAGCCACCAAATCGACGATTTCGTTTCTGATAAACTTCGAATGCCTCAAGCAAACAATCTTCACCAAAATCCGGCCATAAGGTATCGGTAAACCATAATTCCGTATAGGCCAATTGCCACAACATAAAATTGCTCAAACGAACCTCCCCGCTCGTTCGGATCAATAAATCGGGCTCCGGCAAAGCGCTCGTCATCAGTCGGCTTGTAATCATCTCTTCGGAAATCTCCGATGGATCCAGCTCTCCTGCCTTTACTAGCGCCGCTAAGTTTTTGACAGTATCGACGATTTCCGCCCGGCTGCCGTAATTCAATGCAAAATTTAACACCAATCCATCGTTATGCTTGGTTGCTTCTTTCGCTTTTTTAATCGCTTGAAGCGTATGGGCTGGTAAATTGTCTGTATAGCCCATCATTTCCACGCGAACATTCTCCTCAATGAGTTCCGGCAAAAAGCTGGTGAGGAATTCTTCCGGTAAACGCATCAGAAAGTCGACTTCCATTTTCGGACGTTTCCAGTTTTCCGTCGAAAAGGCATACAAAGTCAATACATCCACACCAAGATGACTTGCAAGCTTGGTGATTTTACGGACAGTCTTCATGCCTTCGTGATGTCCGGCGATTCTCGGCATGGACCGCTTTTTTGCCCAGCGGCCATTGCCGTCCATAATGATCGCGACGTGAGACGGCACACCTGCACCCGCTACAGCCATTGCACGCTCACCGTATTCCACCACTACCGGCTCTATATTTCTCTTTAATAGTTTATTGAACATAATTAATCCTCCACTTGTAACCAATCGGAATGTCTATTGCTTATCATATCAAAAAAATGGCTGTTGTGCGTGAACTTTCAAGTCACTCCCAAAATTTTGGCATGAAAAAAGCGTCCTGTTAAACAGGACGCCCAGAAACAGATGAAGTTCGCTTAAACTGCCATGATTTCAGTTTCTTTGTCTTTAGTCATGTCGTCGATCTTAGCGATATGCGTATTCGTCATATCTTGCACATCGTCCGAGTAGCCGCGCAAATCATCAACTGTGATTTCGCTCTTTTTCTCTAACTTTTTCAACTCGTCATTAGCATCGCGGCGAATGTTGCGGATACCCACTTTCGCCTCTTCCGCTTCTTTTTTCACTTGTTTAACCAAATCTTTGCGGCGCTCTTCTGTAAGAGCCGGGATCGCAAGACGGATAACATTGCCGTCATTTGAAGGGCTGAGCCCAAGATCTGATTTCATGATTGCTTTTTCGATTTCAGGCAATACTGTTTTGTCGTAAGGCTGGATCATGATCAAGCGCGCTTCCGGTACGGAAATACCCGCTACTTGGTTGATCGGTGTTGGAGCACCATAATACTCGACTGTAATTTTGTCGAGCAATGATGGGGTTGCACGCCCCGCTCGGATAGAAGCCAAATCACGCGAAAAAGCTTGAATGGCATTGCTCATTTTTGTTTTCGTGTCGTTCATGATTGTTTTTGGCATTATAATGTTCTCCTCACAACTGTCCCGATCTTTTCACCCAGAACAGCTCGTTTTATGTTTCCTTTTTCCATTATAGAGAATACTACGAGTGGAATATCATTGTCCATACATAATGTGGAAGCTGTCGAGTCCATCACTTGAAGTCCTTGTTGAATGACTTCAAAATACGATAGTTCATCGTATTTGACTGCTTCAACATCGGTTTTCGGATCAGCGGAATAAACGCCGTCCACATTGTTTTTCGCCATCAAGATGACATCAGCCTCGATCTCTGCCGCACGCAAGGCAGCCGTCGTATCTGTCGAGAAGTAAGGATTTCCAGTTCCGGCAGAGAAAATAACCACACGTTTTTTCTCGAGGTGGCGAATCGCTCTTCTGCGGATATACGGCTCAGCAACTTGGCGCATTTCAATAGAAGACAATACGCGTGTTTCCACGTCTTGTTTCTCTAAAGAATCTTGCAAGGCTAGTGAGTTCATGACGGTTGCAAGCATGCCCATATAATCTGCCGTTGCACGGTCCATGCCCATTTCAGATCCGACTTTACCACGCCAGATATTCCCACCGCCGACCACTACAGCTACTTCAACCCCAAGGTCTACGATTTCTTTCACTTGCGCAGCGACAGATTTGATGATTTCAGGGGAAAGACCGAAACCTTGTCCGCCTGCCATCGCTTCTCCACTTAATTTCAGTACAATGCGTTTGTATTTTGGAACACTCATCGGTACCCTCCGTTACACGTTTATTGAAAAACAGGGAACACAACATTGTGCTCCCCGAATGACTCATATAAAAGTTGAATTATTTTTTGTTGACTTGGCTCATAACTTCGTCAGCGAAGTTGTCTTCGCGTTTTTCAATGCCTTCGCCTACTTCATAACGGATAAACTCTTTTACAGAACCGCCAACAGATGCTGCGAAGTCGCGGACTTTCTGGTCAGAGTTTTTAACGAATGCTTGGTCAAGCAAGCAGATGTCTTCAAAGTATTTCCCAAGGCGGCCTTCAACCATTTTTTCAACGATTTTTTCTGGCTTGCCTTCGTTCAATGCTTGCTCAGTCAATACAGTACGCTCGCGCTCTACTTCGTCAGCAGAGACTTCGTCGCGTGAAATGTATTTCGGGTTTAGGGCAGCGATGTGCATAGCGATATCGCGTGCAGCTTGTGAATCAGCAGAGCCTTCCAATACGACTAGAACGCCAATGCGTCCGCCCATGTGCAAGTAAGGGCCGAAAGCATCGTTGTCTGCTTTTGTACGGATTTCAAAGCGGCGCAATGTGATTTTTTCGCCGATTTTAGCGATGGCATTTGAGATGTGATCTGCTACTGACAAGCCGTTAGACATTGTCGAAGCGTTCGCTTCATCGATTGTTGCCGGTTTAGTTGCAAGCAAATGCTCGCCGATTTCTTTAACCAAAGTTTGGAAACCTTCGTTTTTCGCAACGAAATCAGTTTCAGCATTAACTTCATAGATGACTGCTTCGTTTCCTTCTTCAAGGATTGAAGTGATCCCTTCAGCTGCGATGCGGTCTGCTTTTTTAGAAGCGCTTGACAAGCCTTTTTCGCGAAGGAAGTCTAGTGCTGCGTCAATATCACCGTCAGTTTGTACCAATGCTTTTTTGCAATCCATCATACCTGCGCCTGTTTTTTCGCGCAATTCTTTAACCATTTGAGCTGTAACTGCCATGATTAAGTTCCTCCTTCAATTTGTCTGTGTTTTCTCAAAAAAAGGTGATAAGTGGGGTTGGCCGCTTATCACCTGTAAACATTGCGAATTACTCAGCAGATTCTGCTGATACTTCTTCGTCTTCTTCTGGCTTAGACTCAAGAAGAGCGTCTGCCATTTTGCCAGTCAATAGTTTGACCGCACGGATTGCATCGTCGTTTGCAGGGATTACGTAATCGATTTCGTCCGGATCGCAGTTTGTATCAACGATACCAACGATTGGAATGTTCAATTTCATAGCTTCTGCTACTGCAATGCGTTCTTTACGAGGGTCTACAACGAACATTACATCCGGAAGACCGTTCATGTCACGGATACCGCCTAGGAATTTCTCCAAGCGTTCGTGTTGTTTTTTCAATTGGACTACTTCTTTTTTCGGAAGGACATCGAAAGTGCCGTCTTCTTCCATACGCTCGATCTGTTTCATGCGGTTAACACGTTTTTGGATCGTGCCGAAGTTTGTCAAAGTACCACCCAACCAGCGTTGGTTGATGTAGTAGTTGCCAGAACGTTCTGCTTCTTCTTTGATAGCGTCCTGTGCTTGTTTTTTTGTTCCTACGAACAAAACTTTACCGCCTTCTTCGCCCACTTGTTTCATGAAGTTATAAGCTTCCTCAAGTTTACGGACCGTTTTCTGAAGGTCGATGATGTAGATGCCGTTACGTTCCACGAAGATGTATTTCTTCATTTTCGGGTTCCAGCGGCGAGTTTGGTGGCCAAAGTGAACACCAGCTTCAAGCAATTGTTTCATTGAGATTACTGCCATGATGTGTTTCCTCCTAATAGGTTTTTGTTTGCCTCCGCATTCTTCGCTTCTGAACCGTTACCCATTCAGGCACCAGCGGAACAGATCGGAATGCGTGTGTATTTAACACCATTTGAAATTATACCACGCTCTTGCTGGTGCCTGCAACTGATATTTTAAAAAGCTAGCGAAAGCTTGGAAAAGGTATAGAGGCTTTTGAGAAACCTCGGCAATTTTTTCGTTCCGCTCCAGCCGGTCGCTTTCGGGCCCACAGGATATGGGTCATGCAGCTGGCGCGACAGGACGTCGCGTTGCCAGCTGCCAGGGCACGATTCGTCGAGTAAGCCCCACATTGAAAACCGCTGCTCCCACATCTGCTCAACCCTCACTATGTTCGGGCTTCGCATATTCATTAGTCGCCGGCTTCCGCTACACTAACGCCGAAGAATTATTTACTCAACACCCTTTTACATTCCCTTAATTATAAACAGGAAATGGAACAGACAATTTGTAATGAAAAGCTGCAACTTCTTCGACATTCTGAGGTAGTACAATACACAAAAGCCGCCCCAGAACTATTGAATAGTCCGGGGCGGCACATAAGATTAATTCATTTTCAATTGTTCGAGCTCAGCAAGGAATTTCGTATTCAATACTTTGATATACGTCCCTTTCATGCCGAGAGAACGGGATTCGATAACGCCAGCACTTTCAAGTTTACGAAGTGCGTTGACGATGACCGAACGCGTAATGCCGACACGGTCAGCGATTTTAGAAGCAACAAGCAAGCCTTCGTTGCCGTCAAGCTCTTCAAAAATATGCTCGATTGCTTCAAGTTCGCTGTACGAAAGTGAGCTGATCGCCATTTGCACAACTGCTTTGCTGCGGGCTTCTTCTTCGATGCGGTCGCCTTTTTCACGAAGGATTTCCATGCCGACAACTGTCGCACCGTATTCGCCAAGGATCAAGTCATCATCGCCGAACTGGTCGTTGACGCGGCCAAGCAATAATGTGCCAAGGCGTTCGCCGCCGCCGATAATTGGAACGATTGTCGTCAAACCGTTTTTGAATAGTTCGCGCTCTTCTACAGGGAAGATTGTGTGCTCACTGTTCACATCCATATTAGCGGACGTTTCTGTAACGTTCGAAAGGTTTTGTGTATATTCGACCGGGAACTGGCGTTCTTCAAGCATGTTCTTCATGCGGTCGTTTTCGATCTGCTGGTTAACAGCATAACCAAGAACCTTCCCTTTGCGGCTGACAACGAAGACATTTGCTTCGATGACTTCGCTCAATGTCTCAGCCATGTCCTTAAAGTTAACCGGCTTGCCGGCTGCTGCTTGCAGCATAGAGTTAATGCGTCTTGTTTTTCCCAATAAATTCATAATAATGAACCTCCTACATGATTCGTACGTATTTCGCACCGTTTATTCAATATTCTAAAGGTTTTTACACTTTAATGAAACCAATATGACTCGTTCTACAAGATAAATTGTGACAAATCTTTATTTTTCGCCACATTTTCAAGCTTTTCGTTAACATATTGGGGGGTAATATCGATTTGAGCAGGTGAAATCTCAGATGCCTCAAATGATAAATCT
This is a stretch of genomic DNA from Planococcus maritimus. It encodes these proteins:
- the codY gene encoding GTP-sensing pleiotropic transcriptional regulator CodY codes for the protein MNLLGKTRRINSMLQAAAGKPVNFKDMAETLSEVIEANVFVVSRKGKVLGYAVNQQIENDRMKNMLEERQFPVEYTQNLSNVTETSANMDVNSEHTIFPVEERELFKNGLTTIVPIIGGGERLGTLLLGRVNDQFGDDDLILGEYGATVVGMEILREKGDRIEEEARSKAVVQMAISSLSYSELEAIEHIFEELDGNEGLLVASKIADRVGITRSVIVNALRKLESAGVIESRSLGMKGTYIKVLNTKFLAELEQLKMN